The Acidobacteriota bacterium DNA segment CGGCCCATGAGCTCCACCACCATCACCCGCTCGTGGCTGGCGGCGGTGGAGTGGAGCTTGTCGATGGCGTCGGTGGCGGTGGCCACCGCGGTGTCGAAGCCGAAGGTGGCCTCGGTGGCCTCCAGATCGTTGTCGATGGTCTTGGGCACGCCGATGACCGGTAGGCCATGCTGCTCGTGGAGCTTGCGGGCGATGGTCAGGCTGCCGTCGCCGCCGATGGCGATGAGGGCGTCGAGGCGATGGCGGCGGAAGCGCTCCACCACCTCGGCACTGAGGTCCGTGGGCTCGTCCTCGGGTTTTTCTCCGGGCATGGCGAAGGGATTTCCGCGGTTGCTGGTGCCGAGAATGGTGCCGCCTTGATGGGTGATGCCGCGGACGCTGTCGGCGTTGAGGGGGATCAGTCCCTCCTCCCCATCCTCCAGCAGTCCCAGGTAGCCGGTGCGGATGCCGAAGACTTCCCAGCCCCGGCGTAGGCTGGACAGGACCACCGCCCGGATGACGGCGTTGAGGCCCGGAGCGTCGCCGCCGCCGGTGTTGACGGCGATGCGCCGGACGGTGTTGTTCGAATCTGCATCGGATGAACCCAAGACATGACCTCCTGGAAGAAATTGTAGACCGTCGGTGCTAGCGCGGGGTCATCCCTGCAGTCGGCGGCGGATCTCGGCGGCGACCTGCTCGGCGGCTTCCGGCGGCGAGTAGATGCGGTAGCGGTCGATGCGGGTCATGTGGCGGAGGAATTGGCTGGAGTGCTCCATGGGCTCCAGGGCGCCTTCCCGGCCGCGCACCAGGACCCGGGAGATCCCCAGCCGGTGCGGGCTCTTCTCGGAGTTGGAGATCAGCAGCCGGTGCTCGCCGAATTGTTCCTTGAGCTCCGGAACCATCGCTTCCAGGCGGCGCTTCTCGTCCGGCTCCAGGTGCTCGCGGCTCTCGAAGGCGAGGGTGAACCGGCGGCGCTCGGTGATGGCCCGAGCATGGCGGCTTTCGGAGCGGCGCATCTCGGCCATGGACCAGACGTCGTCCTGCACCAGGAAGGCCTCGGGATCCGAGGGCCAGGTCCGTCCCGTCTCCCGCAGCCACTCGTTGAAGTGCAGCTCCAGCACCTTGCCGGTGACGTTGAAATAGACCTGGGTGAACATGTAGTAGCGCGCCAGAATCAACGCCTCCAGAGCGTGCACGCCGCCCTCGTCGACGCCGATGCCCCAGGTGCCGTTTTGGGGATCCTCCAGCGGCAGCATGGTGTCCAGCAGCCGCTCCAGGTCGTAATTGCCGTAGTGCACGCCGCAATACAGGCTGTCGCGGCGCAGATAGTCCATCTTGTCGACGTCCAGCTCGCCGGAGACGATCTGCGCCAGCAGCCGTTCTTCGTGGCCTTCGCCACCCTTCAGCAGGCGAATCACCTGGCCGGCTTCCAGGCCGTCGCCGTGGCGCTGGAAGATCTCGGCGATCTCGTCCAGCTCGAGGAGTCGGCGGGTCATGTCCTCGTGGTCCATGCCGTTCTCGAAGAGATCTTCGGCGGAATGGCTGAAGGGCGCGTGACCGATGTCGTGGAGCAGCGCCGCCGCCCGCACCAGGCGCCGTTGGGGCACGTGGGGCCCCTCCGGCAGCCGGCGGCCGCTATTCGCCGCCAGGCGATCGTAGACCGTCCCCGCCAGATGCATGGCCCCCAGCACATGGCTGAACCGGCTGTGCTCGGCGCCGGGATACACCAGGTGGGTGAAGCCCAGCTGATGGATGAAGCGCAGCCGCTGCATGGGGCGGCTGTTGATCAGAGCTTCTTCCAGGGCGTCGGCGCGGATGAAGCCGTGGATGGGGTCTCGGACGGATAGCACGTTGGCAGCTCCTGGGGCTTCTTGGGTGGAGGCGCGATGGTATCAGCAAGCGTTCTCCGTCGATTCCGGCGAATCAGCCGGGAGCGGGGCGGTTCGGATCGAGATCCGGGGGCCAGGGGACCGGCTCGGCGTGGCCGCCGGCCTCGGCGCCGAGTTGGTGGAGAACGCTGGCGGCGGAACAGCCATCCGGTGGCAACGGCAAATCCGGCGCCAGGTCCACCAGCGGGGCGAGGGCGAAGCGGCGCTGGCGCAGCCGTGGATGAGGCAGGGTGAGCTCTGGGCGGTGGCAGATCCGCTGTCCGTGAAGCAGCAGGTCGATGTCCAGCGGCCGGGGAGAATTCCGCTGGTCCTGTCGCCGGCCCTGGCGGTGCTCCAGCGCTTTGAGCACCGCCAGCAGATCCTCGGCGGCGAGCTCGGTGCGGCCGAGGACCACCAGGTTGAAATAGTCCGGTTGGGGGAGCTGGGAGACAGGGTGGCTACGGTAGAGGGGGGAGACGTGGAGGGGGCGTAGCCAGCGCCCCAGGGCACCGATGGCGGTGCTCAGGTTGCGCTGTGGGTGGCCGCTGTTGGCGCCCAGCCCCAGGACGACGGTTTGCGACGAATCCCGAGCCCGGGAGTCCCCGTCCGGGGAGTCTGCAAAGGGGGAGCCGGGATCAGTCGTCGT contains these protein-coding regions:
- a CDS encoding HD domain-containing protein — its product is MLSVRDPIHGFIRADALEEALINSRPMQRLRFIHQLGFTHLVYPGAEHSRFSHVLGAMHLAGTVYDRLAANSGRRLPEGPHVPQRRLVRAAALLHDIGHAPFSHSAEDLFENGMDHEDMTRRLLELDEIAEIFQRHGDGLEAGQVIRLLKGGEGHEERLLAQIVSGELDVDKMDYLRRDSLYCGVHYGNYDLERLLDTMLPLEDPQNGTWGIGVDEGGVHALEALILARYYMFTQVYFNVTGKVLELHFNEWLRETGRTWPSDPEAFLVQDDVWSMAEMRRSESRHARAITERRRFTLAFESREHLEPDEKRRLEAMVPELKEQFGEHRLLISNSEKSPHRLGISRVLVRGREGALEPMEHSSQFLRHMTRIDRYRIYSPPEAAEQVAAEIRRRLQG
- the folK gene encoding 2-amino-4-hydroxy-6-hydroxymethyldihydropteridine diphosphokinase, coding for MMTTTTDPGSPFADSPDGDSRARDSSQTVVLGLGANSGHPQRNLSTAIGALGRWLRPLHVSPLYRSHPVSQLPQPDYFNLVVLGRTELAAEDLLAVLKALEHRQGRRQDQRNSPRPLDIDLLLHGQRICHRPELTLPHPRLRQRRFALAPLVDLAPDLPLPPDGCSAASVLHQLGAEAGGHAEPVPWPPDLDPNRPAPG
- a CDS encoding 6-phosphofructokinase, whose protein sequence is MGSSDADSNNTVRRIAVNTGGGDAPGLNAVIRAVVLSSLRRGWEVFGIRTGYLGLLEDGEEGLIPLNADSVRGITHQGGTILGTSNRGNPFAMPGEKPEDEPTDLSAEVVERFRRHRLDALIAIGGDGSLTIARKLHEQHGLPVIGVPKTIDNDLEATEATFGFDTAVATATDAIDKLHSTAASHERVMVVELMGR